The following are encoded in a window of Arcobacter sp. F2176 genomic DNA:
- a CDS encoding 23S rRNA (pseudouridine(1915)-N(3))-methyltransferase RlmH, with translation MKINIYQIAKSSNDEFNKIIEDFIKMSSKYAKVEIYNLFNKKIGKAQTISDIEAKKSYSEVFEPFLNNGYNIALDVLGKKVDSYEFAQLLQNNAVINFFIGGAFGFETSFLHKCDKKISLSELTFAHKIANIVLLEQIFRALCINNNHPYHK, from the coding sequence ATTAAAATAAATATCTATCAAATTGCAAAATCTTCAAATGATGAGTTTAATAAAATTATTGAAGATTTTATAAAGATGTCTTCAAAGTATGCAAAAGTTGAAATATATAACTTATTTAATAAAAAAATTGGAAAAGCTCAAACTATTTCAGATATAGAAGCAAAGAAATCTTATAGTGAAGTTTTTGAACCTTTTTTAAATAATGGGTATAATATTGCATTAGATGTTTTAGGAAAGAAAGTTGATAGTTATGAATTTGCACAGTTGTTACAAAATAATGCAGTAATTAACTTTTTTATTGGTGGTGCTTTTGGATTTGAAACATCTTTTTTACATAAATGTGATAAAAAAATTAGTTTAAGTGAACTTACATTTGCTCATAAAATAGCGAATATAGTGTTGCTAGAACAAATTTTTAGAGCTTTGTGTATAAATAATAACCATCCCTATCATAAATAA
- a CDS encoding YbaB/EbfC family nucleoid-associated protein: MFDGIDLSKLNLNDIMGQVQNMSEKAKEDNASKIFTSKAGGGMVELSINGNSEVIDLQIDDSLLEDKDSLQILLISAMNDVIKQSDENKKMMAMNMMSGMGSFGQNK; the protein is encoded by the coding sequence ATGTTTGATGGAATAGATTTAAGTAAACTTAATCTAAATGATATTATGGGTCAAGTTCAAAATATGAGCGAAAAAGCAAAAGAAGATAATGCTTCAAAAATCTTTACCTCAAAAGCAGGTGGAGGAATGGTTGAATTATCAATAAATGGAAATTCTGAAGTTATTGATTTACAAATTGATGACTCTTTACTTGAAGATAAAGACTCTCTACAAATTTTACTAATTTCTGCTATGAATGATGTAATAAAACAATCAGATGAAAATAAAAAAATGATGGCTATGAACATGATGAGTGGTATGGGATCATTTGGTCAAAATAAATAA
- a CDS encoding polyprenyl synthetase family protein: MNRLLETFENYLKSNLPVSKTFHPHFEEALSLMMDAGGKRFRPMLLLGIVNSKNSLLVKSALPVALGLEMLHTYSLVHDDLPAMDDADLRRGFETLHKKFDEVTAILVGDALNTEAFNKIANAPLDSDVKIECIKVLASDGGIDGMIIGQAIDCFFENQKLELAQLEFLHIHKTAKLIAASLKMGAIIANYDLVTQEKLYNFGIDIGLLFQIQDDILDETQSSQEAGKTTHNDGSKNSFVNLLGLEGAIMAANELALKCEVSLNSLDENLYNSLNNLLKKYINRHK; the protein is encoded by the coding sequence ATGAACAGACTTTTAGAAACTTTTGAAAACTATTTAAAATCTAACCTTCCAGTATCAAAAACTTTTCATCCTCATTTTGAAGAGGCCTTGAGTTTGATGATGGATGCTGGAGGTAAAAGATTTCGACCTATGCTTTTATTAGGAATTGTAAATTCAAAAAATTCCCTTCTTGTTAAAAGTGCTCTTCCTGTAGCTTTAGGGTTAGAGATGCTTCATACTTACTCTTTAGTGCATGATGACTTACCTGCAATGGATGATGCCGATTTACGAAGAGGATTTGAAACTTTACATAAAAAGTTTGATGAGGTAACAGCTATTCTTGTAGGTGATGCTTTAAATACTGAAGCTTTTAATAAAATTGCAAATGCGCCATTAGATAGTGATGTTAAAATTGAGTGTATAAAAGTATTGGCAAGTGATGGTGGAATTGATGGAATGATTATTGGTCAAGCTATTGATTGCTTTTTTGAGAACCAAAAACTTGAGCTTGCTCAACTTGAATTTTTGCATATACATAAAACTGCAAAATTAATAGCAGCTAGTTTAAAAATGGGTGCGATTATCGCTAACTATGATTTAGTTACTCAAGAAAAGCTTTACAATTTTGGAATAGATATTGGACTTTTGTTTCAAATTCAAGATGATATTTTAGATGAAACACAAAGTTCACAAGAAGCTGGAAAAACTACACATAATGATGGATCAAAAAACTCTTTTGTAAATTTACTTGGACTTGAAGGTGCAATTATGGCTGCAAATGAACTTGCATTAAAATGTGAAGTTAGTTTAAACTCTTTAGATGAAAATTTGTATAATTCACTTAATAATTTATTAAAAAAATATATAAATAGACATAAATAA
- the glmS gene encoding glutamine--fructose-6-phosphate transaminase (isomerizing) produces MCGIVGYIGNKKTEDILLDGLKELEYRGYDSAGIALLNNDKIEVFKALGKLKNLEQKVKTNHTYHLGIGHTRWATHGKPTELNAHPHLGEYSYVVHNGIIENYKELKEELQAAGHKFVSQTDTEVIVHLFEFYNNKLNDCKTSFQNTIKRLEGAFSILLISKSCPNDIYFFKHGSPLIIARGNEENEVLFASSDAPLIGLANEVVYLEDGCGGVASANRIEFFDEQRVSWGVLPTSKQFAQKDGYRFFMEKEIHEQCIVTSDAMLGRMCDEKVDFEEFDSSIIEGIEEIKICACGTSFHAGLTASYLFERLTKVRCSVEIASEFRYKEPLLNKNTLFIVISQSGETADTLEALKMANKEGLKSIVVCNVDNSSMTRVANYSVLTRAGIEKGVASTKAFSTQTVVLWMMALYFAQYKNSISIEDLNSELKALREVPKSLKVYDYTHEKTKRLSKRYLHGHGFFFIGRDVFFPLALEGALKLKEISYLHAEGYPAGEMKHGPIALADPELFTIALMPQNLLYDKIKSNVEELSARDSTICAISPLDFELADDYIKTNKYDHYMLEFFEMLVVLQLFSMEISVRLGNDVDMPRNLAKSVTVE; encoded by the coding sequence ATGTGTGGAATTGTTGGTTACATTGGAAATAAAAAAACAGAAGATATTTTATTAGATGGTTTAAAAGAGCTTGAATACAGAGGTTATGATAGTGCAGGAATTGCCCTATTAAATAATGACAAAATAGAAGTATTTAAAGCCTTAGGAAAGTTAAAGAATCTAGAGCAAAAAGTAAAAACAAATCACACTTACCATTTAGGAATAGGGCATACTAGATGGGCAACACATGGAAAACCAACAGAATTAAATGCACATCCTCATTTAGGAGAATACTCTTATGTTGTACATAATGGAATTATAGAAAATTATAAAGAGTTAAAAGAAGAGTTACAAGCAGCTGGTCATAAGTTTGTATCACAAACAGATACTGAAGTTATCGTTCATTTGTTTGAATTTTATAATAACAAATTAAATGATTGCAAGACTTCTTTTCAAAATACAATAAAAAGATTAGAAGGTGCTTTTTCTATACTTTTGATTTCAAAATCTTGTCCAAATGATATATACTTTTTTAAACATGGGTCTCCATTAATTATAGCTCGTGGTAATGAAGAAAATGAAGTATTATTTGCTTCTTCAGATGCCCCATTAATAGGACTAGCAAATGAAGTTGTATATTTAGAAGATGGTTGTGGAGGAGTAGCAAGTGCAAATCGAATAGAATTTTTTGATGAACAAAGAGTTTCTTGGGGAGTATTGCCTACATCAAAACAATTTGCACAAAAAGATGGATATAGATTTTTTATGGAAAAAGAGATTCATGAACAATGTATAGTTACAAGTGACGCAATGCTTGGAAGAATGTGTGATGAAAAGGTTGATTTTGAAGAGTTTGATTCTTCTATTATTGAAGGAATTGAAGAGATTAAAATTTGTGCTTGTGGTACATCTTTTCATGCAGGACTTACAGCTTCATATTTGTTTGAAAGATTAACAAAGGTTAGATGTAGTGTTGAAATTGCAAGTGAATTTAGATATAAAGAACCTCTTTTAAATAAGAATACACTTTTTATAGTTATCTCACAAAGTGGTGAAACAGCTGATACTTTAGAAGCTTTAAAAATGGCAAATAAAGAGGGCCTTAAATCAATTGTAGTTTGTAATGTAGATAACTCATCTATGACAAGAGTTGCTAATTATTCAGTTTTAACAAGAGCTGGTATTGAAAAGGGAGTTGCTTCAACAAAAGCATTTTCTACTCAAACAGTAGTTTTATGGATGATGGCACTTTATTTTGCACAATATAAAAATTCAATTAGTATTGAAGATTTAAATAGTGAATTAAAAGCCTTAAGAGAAGTTCCAAAGTCACTTAAAGTTTATGATTATACACATGAAAAAACAAAAAGATTATCAAAAAGATATCTTCACGGTCATGGGTTCTTTTTTATTGGAAGAGATGTATTTTTTCCTCTTGCTTTAGAAGGGGCACTTAAATTAAAAGAGATATCTTATTTACATGCAGAAGGTTATCCAGCAGGTGAGATGAAACATGGACCAATAGCTTTAGCCGATCCAGAACTTTTTACAATAGCTTTAATGCCTCAAAATTTGCTATATGACAAAATCAAATCAAATGTAGAAGAACTAAGTGCAAGAGATAGTACAATTTGTGCTATCTCACCCCTTGATTTTGAATTAGCAGATGATTATATAAAAACAAATAAGTATGATCATTATATGTTAGAATTTTTTGAGATGTTAGTTGTATTACAACTATTTTCAATGGAGATATCAGTAAGACTTGGAAATGATGTAGATATGCCAAGAAACTTAGCAAAGTCAGTAACGGTCGAGTAA
- the groES gene encoding co-chaperone GroES, which produces MTFKPLGKRVLVERTEVESKTASGIILVDSAKEKPNTAVVKAIGSEVTELKEGDTIVFEQYRGTEFTLDGQDYLVLEIENIIGVM; this is translated from the coding sequence ATGACATTTAAACCACTAGGGAAAAGGGTTCTTGTAGAAAGAACTGAAGTAGAATCAAAAACTGCAAGTGGAATCATTTTAGTTGATTCAGCAAAAGAAAAACCAAATACTGCTGTTGTAAAAGCAATTGGTTCAGAAGTAACAGAATTAAAAGAGGGTGATACTATTGTATTTGAACAATATAGAGGTACAGAGTTCACTTTAGATGGACAAGATTATTTAGTATTAGAAATTGAAAATATTATAGGAGTTATGTAA
- the groL gene encoding chaperonin GroEL (60 kDa chaperone family; promotes refolding of misfolded polypeptides especially under stressful conditions; forms two stacked rings of heptamers to form a barrel-shaped 14mer; ends can be capped by GroES; misfolded proteins enter the barrel where they are refolded when GroES binds) has product MAKEVLFSDSARNRLYAGVEKLADAVKVTMGPRGRNVLLQKSFGAPSITKDGVSVAREIELADTLENMGAQLVKEVASKTADEAGDGTTTATVLAHSIFKEGLRNVTAGANPIILKRGMDKATEAILVNLKAASRIVANKTEIEQVATISANSDHAIGSMIAEAMEKVGKDGVITVEEAKGISDELEVVEGMQFDRGYLSPYFVTNSEKMITELANPYILLYDKKISNLKEMLPILEAVNQAGRPLLIIAEDVDGEALATLVVNRLRGSLNIAAVKAPGFGDRRKAMLQDIAVLTNGTVVSEELGMKLDTCGIDVLGTAAKVVIDKDNTTIVDGEGSTEAVNGRVAQIKSEIENTTSDYDKEKLQERLAKLSGGVAVIKVGAASETEMKEKKDRVDDALSATRAAVEEGIVIGGGAALIRAAAKVKLDLTGDEAIGAAIVLRAIKAPMKQIAINAGFDAGVVVNEVERSENENIGFNAASGEYVDMFEAGIVDPAKVGRIAMQNAVSVASLLLTTEATVTDIKEEKSAPAMPDMGGMGGMGGMGGMM; this is encoded by the coding sequence ATGGCAAAAGAAGTATTATTTAGTGATTCAGCAAGAAATAGATTATATGCAGGTGTTGAGAAATTAGCAGATGCAGTAAAAGTTACAATGGGACCTAGAGGAAGAAATGTATTATTACAAAAATCTTTCGGTGCCCCTTCAATCACAAAAGATGGTGTTTCTGTTGCAAGAGAGATTGAATTAGCAGATACATTAGAAAATATGGGAGCACAACTTGTAAAAGAAGTTGCTTCAAAAACTGCTGATGAAGCAGGAGATGGAACTACAACAGCTACTGTTTTAGCTCACTCTATTTTTAAAGAAGGATTGAGAAATGTAACAGCAGGAGCTAACCCTATTATTTTAAAAAGAGGTATGGATAAAGCTACTGAAGCTATTTTAGTTAATTTAAAAGCAGCATCAAGAATTGTTGCAAATAAAACTGAAATAGAACAAGTTGCTACTATCTCTGCAAACTCTGATCATGCAATTGGTTCAATGATTGCAGAAGCTATGGAAAAAGTTGGGAAAGATGGAGTTATTACTGTTGAAGAAGCAAAAGGTATTTCTGATGAATTAGAAGTAGTTGAAGGTATGCAATTTGATAGAGGATACTTATCTCCATATTTCGTAACAAATTCTGAAAAAATGATTACAGAATTAGCTAATCCATATATTTTATTATATGATAAAAAAATCTCTAACTTAAAAGAGATGTTACCAATCTTAGAAGCTGTTAATCAAGCTGGAAGACCTTTATTAATTATTGCAGAAGATGTTGATGGTGAAGCATTAGCAACTTTAGTTGTAAATAGATTAAGAGGTTCATTAAACATAGCAGCTGTAAAAGCTCCAGGTTTTGGTGATAGAAGAAAAGCTATGCTACAAGATATCGCTGTTCTTACAAATGGTACAGTTGTATCAGAAGAATTAGGTATGAAACTTGATACTTGTGGAATTGATGTACTTGGAACTGCTGCAAAAGTTGTGATTGATAAAGATAATACAACTATCGTAGATGGTGAAGGAAGTACTGAAGCTGTAAATGGTAGAGTAGCTCAAATAAAATCAGAAATTGAAAATACAACTAGTGATTATGATAAAGAAAAACTACAAGAAAGACTTGCAAAACTAAGTGGCGGAGTTGCAGTTATTAAAGTTGGGGCTGCTAGTGAAACTGAAATGAAAGAGAAAAAAGATAGAGTTGATGATGCCTTAAGTGCAACAAGAGCTGCTGTTGAAGAAGGTATTGTAATAGGTGGTGGAGCTGCATTAATCAGAGCTGCTGCAAAAGTTAAACTTGACCTTACAGGTGACGAAGCTATCGGAGCTGCTATTGTTTTAAGAGCTATTAAAGCACCTATGAAACAAATTGCAATCAATGCTGGATTTGATGCTGGTGTTGTTGTAAATGAAGTAGAAAGATCAGAAAATGAAAATATTGGATTCAATGCTGCAAGTGGTGAATATGTAGATATGTTTGAAGCTGGAATCGTAGATCCTGCAAAAGTTGGAAGAATCGCAATGCAAAATGCTGTTTCAGTTGCTTCATTATTATTAACTACAGAAGCTACAGTAACAGATATAAAAGAAGAAAAATCTGCTCCTGCTATGCCAGATATGGGTGGTATGGGCGGAATGGGAGGTATGGGTGGAATGATGTAA
- a CDS encoding thiamine phosphate synthase — translation MNKNRFEELLGFNPKNFSNELYALCDFQTLQNKNISLERFLELCSKFDAKIIQYRDKFSNIETKKENLFYLKSKTNIPIIINDEIALVQYCDGLHLGQEDFEKINSNKQLVVKLIRKKIGNKLLGLSTHNEKEILEANNLDLDMIGLGAYRITTTKDVNVMLGNKISYLAKISKHPVCAIGGVKIAESIANISFNVVGSNLYD, via the coding sequence ATGAATAAAAATCGTTTTGAAGAACTTTTGGGATTTAATCCTAAAAATTTTTCAAATGAGTTATATGCTTTATGTGACTTTCAAACTCTACAAAATAAAAATATCTCCCTTGAAAGATTTTTAGAACTTTGTTCGAAATTTGATGCAAAAATTATTCAATATAGAGATAAATTTTCTAATATTGAAACAAAAAAAGAAAATCTTTTTTATTTAAAAAGTAAAACAAATATTCCAATTATTATTAATGATGAGATAGCTTTAGTACAATATTGTGATGGTTTACATTTAGGACAAGAAGATTTTGAAAAAATTAATTCAAATAAACAATTAGTTGTAAAATTAATAAGAAAAAAAATTGGAAATAAGCTTTTGGGTCTTTCTACACACAATGAAAAAGAGATATTAGAAGCAAATAATTTGGATTTAGATATGATAGGACTTGGAGCTTACAGAATAACCACAACGAAAGATGTGAATGTAATGTTAGGTAATAAGATATCTTATCTTGCAAAGATCTCAAAACATCCAGTTTGTGCTATAGGTGGTGTAAAGATTGCTGAATCAATAGCAAATATCTCTTTTAATGTAGTAGGGTCAAATTTATATGATTAA
- the dksA gene encoding RNA polymerase-binding protein DksA — translation MANTKQIDELKIILAERKELIEKNIQGSRDSLDSLKNSECNDDYDYAEVSSDSFKEGIIANQQSKELSEIEDALKRIDNKTYGICEMCDESIAIGRLRAKPFAKFCTPCREIYESENN, via the coding sequence GTGGCGAATACAAAACAAATAGATGAGTTAAAAATTATTTTAGCAGAAAGAAAAGAATTAATAGAAAAAAATATTCAGGGGAGTAGAGACAGTCTAGATTCTTTAAAAAATTCAGAGTGTAATGATGATTATGATTATGCTGAGGTTTCAAGTGATTCGTTCAAAGAGGGGATTATTGCGAATCAACAATCTAAAGAGTTAAGTGAGATTGAAGATGCACTTAAAAGAATAGATAACAAGACTTATGGTATTTGTGAAATGTGTGATGAATCTATTGCAATTGGAAGATTAAGAGCAAAACCATTTGCAAAATTTTGTACACCTTGTAGAGAGATTTATGAGAGTGAGAATAATTAA
- the panD gene encoding aspartate 1-decarboxylase: protein MTIDMLYSKIHRATVTDANLNYVGSITIDEELMNASSLRVGQKVEIVNVNNGERFATYVIKGKAGSKDMCLNGAAARKVEVGDKIIVIAYASYSEKELENYKPIVVLVDEKNNVTTITNELIGSDHV, encoded by the coding sequence ATGACAATTGATATGCTTTATAGCAAAATTCATAGAGCAACAGTAACTGATGCAAATTTGAATTATGTAGGCTCAATTACAATTGATGAAGAACTTATGAACGCATCAAGTTTAAGAGTTGGACAAAAAGTAGAAATAGTAAATGTAAATAATGGCGAAAGATTTGCCACTTATGTTATAAAAGGAAAAGCTGGAAGTAAAGACATGTGTCTAAATGGAGCCGCAGCTAGAAAAGTAGAAGTTGGTGATAAAATAATTGTCATTGCTTATGCTTCTTATAGTGAAAAAGAATTAGAAAACTATAAGCCAATAGTTGTGCTTGTAGATGAAAAAAATAATGTAACTACTATAACAAATGAATTAATTGGGAGTGATCATGTTTGA
- the metK gene encoding methionine adenosyltransferase, which yields MENKTEYLFTSEVVSPGHPDKCADIIADSIVDKLIIGDSKSRVASEVFVAGKHVVIGGEVTSATNLSEQDYKDLVIEALAKIGYNGHPHFTKEECLHPDDVNVQVLLNRQSPDINQGVDQVDGETGAGDQGIMFGYANSETSNFMPSAITYARMLMEKVYTYALANPDVLGVDIKTQVTVDYETKENFENCLPKHIHTIVVSAPCVSSMNIDTVRKLILGLIKETNLPKELFDLEKTIIHINPTGKYVSHSSLHDSGLTGRKLIVDSFGGYAPIGGGAQSSKDYTKVDRSGLYAGRWIAKHIVASGIAKKAIVQLSYAIGVAKPTSISVDTCGTCIDGLNDDILSTFVHDSFSLTPNWITKKFNLDKPSADTFLYADVAARGQVGQEDYPWEQLDELDKFISLKK from the coding sequence ATGGAAAACAAAACAGAATATTTATTTACTAGTGAAGTAGTAAGCCCAGGTCACCCTGATAAGTGTGCAGACATTATAGCAGATAGTATAGTTGATAAGTTAATTATCGGAGATAGCAAAAGTAGAGTTGCCTCAGAGGTTTTTGTTGCAGGTAAACATGTTGTTATTGGTGGAGAAGTTACTTCAGCTACAAATTTATCTGAACAAGATTATAAAGATTTAGTAATTGAAGCATTAGCAAAAATTGGATATAATGGTCATCCTCATTTTACAAAAGAGGAGTGTTTACACCCTGATGATGTAAATGTACAAGTTTTATTAAATAGACAATCTCCTGATATTAATCAAGGTGTTGATCAAGTTGATGGTGAAACTGGTGCTGGTGATCAAGGAATTATGTTTGGTTATGCAAATAGTGAAACATCAAACTTTATGCCAAGTGCAATTACATATGCAAGAATGCTTATGGAAAAGGTTTATACTTATGCCTTAGCTAATCCAGATGTTTTAGGTGTGGATATTAAAACACAAGTTACAGTTGATTATGAAACAAAAGAGAACTTTGAAAATTGTTTACCAAAACATATTCATACTATCGTTGTTTCGGCTCCTTGTGTATCTTCTATGAATATAGATACAGTAAGAAAATTAATCTTAGGATTAATTAAAGAGACAAATTTACCAAAAGAGTTATTTGATTTAGAAAAAACTATTATTCATATTAACCCAACAGGAAAATATGTATCACACTCTTCTTTACATGATTCAGGATTAACAGGAAGAAAACTTATTGTTGATTCTTTTGGAGGATATGCACCAATTGGTGGTGGAGCTCAGTCAAGTAAAGATTATACAAAAGTCGATAGAAGTGGATTATATGCAGGACGTTGGATAGCAAAACATATTGTTGCTTCTGGAATTGCTAAAAAAGCAATTGTTCAATTATCTTATGCAATTGGTGTTGCTAAACCAACTTCAATTTCAGTTGATACTTGTGGGACTTGTATTGATGGATTAAATGATGATATTTTATCTACTTTTGTACATGATAGTTTTTCGTTAACTCCAAACTGGATTACGAAAAAATTCAATTTAGATAAACCAAGTGCAGATACTTTTCTTTATGCAGATGTAGCAGCACGAGGTCAAGTTGGACAAGAGGATTATCCTTGGGAACAACTTGATGAATTGGACAAGTTTATAAGTTTGAAAAAATAG
- the accD gene encoding acetyl-CoA carboxylase, carboxyltransferase subunit beta yields the protein MDLKNLFNKIKFDSKKEQPTKKDAPSHWIKCPECSSLMFFKEVESQNNICPKCNFHMRIGAKRRIEIICDENSFVEYDNDLIPNDPLNFVDSKSYKKRVDEAVKKTGRDSSVVSGECTINGVGVQMAIFDFAFMGGSLGSVEGEKIVRCVNRALEKKQGVIIVSASGGARMQESTFALMQMAKTSAALKKLDSAGLPYISVLTDPTMGGVSASFAFLGDIIMAEPGALVGFAGQRVIKQTIGADLPEGFQRAEFLLEKGSIDMVVNRADMKKTLSDLLTMFSSNTIQVS from the coding sequence ATGGATTTGAAGAATTTATTTAATAAAATAAAATTTGATAGTAAAAAAGAACAACCGACAAAAAAAGATGCACCAAGCCATTGGATAAAGTGTCCTGAATGTAGTTCTTTGATGTTTTTTAAGGAAGTAGAGTCTCAAAACAATATATGTCCTAAATGTAACTTTCACATGAGAATTGGTGCTAAAAGAAGAATCGAAATTATATGTGATGAAAATAGTTTTGTTGAATATGATAATGACTTAATTCCAAATGATCCATTAAACTTTGTTGATAGTAAATCTTATAAAAAAAGAGTTGATGAAGCTGTTAAAAAAACAGGAAGAGACTCTTCTGTTGTAAGTGGTGAATGTACTATCAATGGTGTTGGTGTTCAAATGGCAATTTTTGATTTTGCTTTTATGGGTGGAAGTTTAGGTTCTGTTGAGGGTGAAAAGATTGTTAGATGTGTAAATCGTGCACTAGAAAAGAAACAAGGTGTTATTATTGTTTCTGCTTCTGGAGGTGCTAGAATGCAAGAATCAACATTTGCCCTAATGCAAATGGCTAAAACTTCTGCTGCACTAAAAAAACTTGATTCTGCGGGACTTCCTTATATTTCAGTTTTAACTGATCCTACTATGGGTGGAGTTTCTGCTTCATTTGCTTTTTTAGGTGATATTATTATGGCAGAACCAGGTGCATTAGTTGGATTCGCAGGTCAAAGAGTTATTAAGCAAACTATTGGAGCAGATTTACCTGAAGGTTTCCAAAGAGCTGAATTCTTACTTGAAAAAGGTTCTATTGATATGGTTGTTAATAGAGCAGATATGAAAAAAACACTTTCTGATTTATTAACAATGTTTTCAAGTAATACTATTCAAGTTAGTTAA
- a CDS encoding YkgJ family cysteine cluster protein: protein MYKNFPILFTFGDMGYLKATILLSDGKSLCPYIEDFKCTIYENRPTVCKAYPLSTNIDNVVYYDINCPGISEVGSDLVKNGKVSPSFDSYIFDDYQTRYINTHRKLENFNNFDDFKLVTTINNIKFYKYIGKEINPYITMHLDSLIHLKKYNI, encoded by the coding sequence GTGTATAAAAACTTTCCCATTTTATTTACTTTTGGAGATATGGGATACTTAAAAGCTACTATATTATTAAGTGATGGAAAAAGTTTATGCCCTTATATTGAAGACTTTAAATGTACCATTTATGAAAATCGACCAACAGTTTGTAAAGCCTATCCTCTTAGTACAAATATTGATAATGTAGTTTATTATGATATTAATTGTCCAGGAATTTCTGAAGTTGGAAGTGATCTTGTAAAAAATGGAAAAGTTTCACCCTCTTTTGACTCATATATTTTTGATGATTATCAAACAAGATATATAAATACCCATAGAAAACTTGAAAATTTTAACAATTTTGATGATTTTAAACTAGTAACTACAATCAATAATATTAAATTTTATAAATATATTGGAAAAGAAATAAACCCCTATATTACGATGCATTTAGACTCTTTAATTCATTTAAAAAAGTATAATATATAG
- a CDS encoding ferredoxin, with protein sequence MEMPVIPQPTFYMFKCEQSAPPGMPKPSCVTEDNRDLFNYLAQKMMEKGLMGPVQAIRTSCLGRCQMGPVLLVEPGHTMYCKLSKEKIDKIVQEHIIGGTPVQEFVIPEQFWG encoded by the coding sequence ATGGAAATGCCAGTTATCCCCCAACCAACATTCTATATGTTCAAATGCGAACAAAGCGCACCTCCTGGGATGCCAAAACCTAGCTGTGTAACAGAAGATAATAGAGATTTATTTAATTATTTAGCTCAAAAAATGATGGAAAAAGGTTTAATGGGACCTGTGCAAGCAATTAGAACTTCATGTCTTGGAAGATGTCAAATGGGTCCTGTTCTTTTAGTAGAACCAGGACATACAATGTACTGCAAATTATCTAAGGAAAAAATAGATAAAATTGTGCAAGAACATATAATAGGTGGAACCCCTGTTCAAGAATTTGTTATTCCAGAACAGTTTTGGGGGTGA